The following coding sequences are from one Megamonas funiformis window:
- a CDS encoding class I SAM-dependent rRNA methyltransferase: MREFTKIKITPKGERSVKHGHPWVFGDEVIDIDGTYENGDLVDVLTNKGKYLGTGFINDNSKIRIRIISTNANDKFDEAFWERRVRYAIDYRRQVMGEDFNCCRLIFGEADSFPGLTIDRFEDVLVAQVLSLGIEVRKDVIFSKVIEIMREYGEEINCFYERNDVKIRKLEGMEEYKGFYKHPLLDESKEHTTLVITENNIKYNVDVENGQKTGFFLDQKYNRRAVAHLAKGRKVLDCFTHTGAFALNAASGGALSVTAVDISQEAVDMTTKNIEMNGLDNAKAIKADVFNLLTKLIEEKNKDYDFIILDPPAFTKSHATVTNAYRGYKDINLRAMKLLPRGGYLATCSCSHFMKEDLFLKMLNEAASDAKVTLRQIEARQQSPDHPIVFGIPETYYLKFYLFQIV; encoded by the coding sequence ATCGATGGCACTTATGAAAATGGCGATTTAGTTGATGTACTTACAAATAAAGGCAAATACCTTGGTACAGGTTTTATTAATGATAATTCTAAAATTCGCATAAGAATTATTTCCACAAATGCTAATGATAAGTTTGATGAAGCATTTTGGGAACGTCGCGTACGTTATGCTATTGATTATCGCCGTCAAGTAATGGGTGAAGACTTCAACTGCTGTCGTTTGATTTTTGGTGAAGCAGATAGTTTCCCTGGGCTTACAATTGACCGTTTTGAAGATGTATTAGTAGCACAAGTTTTATCTTTAGGTATCGAAGTTCGCAAAGATGTTATTTTTAGTAAAGTAATTGAAATCATGCGTGAATATGGCGAAGAAATAAATTGCTTTTATGAACGCAATGATGTTAAAATCCGCAAACTTGAAGGTATGGAAGAATACAAAGGATTTTATAAACATCCATTATTAGATGAAAGTAAGGAACATACAACTTTAGTCATCACTGAAAATAATATTAAATATAATGTTGATGTAGAAAACGGACAAAAAACAGGCTTTTTCTTAGACCAAAAATACAATCGTAGAGCCGTAGCTCATTTGGCAAAAGGCAGAAAAGTATTAGATTGCTTTACTCATACAGGAGCATTTGCTTTAAATGCTGCTAGTGGTGGTGCATTATCTGTAACAGCTGTAGATATTTCTCAAGAAGCAGTAGATATGACTACTAAAAATATTGAAATGAATGGGCTTGATAATGCTAAAGCGATTAAAGCTGATGTATTTAATTTATTAACAAAACTTATCGAAGAAAAAAATAAAGATTATGATTTTATTATCTTAGACCCACCAGCATTTACAAAATCTCATGCGACTGTAACAAATGCTTATCGTGGATATAAAGATATTAATTTACGTGCAATGAAATTATTGCCACGTGGCGGATATTTAGCAACTTGTTCTTGCTCTCATTTCATGAAAGAAGATTTATTCTTAAAAATGTTAAATGAAGCAGCAAGTGATGCAAAAGTAACACTTCGTCAGATAGAAGCACGTCAACAATCTCCTGACCACCCAATTGTATTTGGTATCCCAGAAACTTATTATCTTAAATTCTATTTATTCCAGATCGTATAG
- a CDS encoding GNAT family N-acetyltransferase yields MYLRHFNENDYLELTKYYMPNLKEEQFKQIIREWNLLKYKNKFFEIFAIVENRQIVGMISLYQHTSTVVSEGVEIFKPFRNKGLATKSILLIQNIAKFYGYKVITAQVARKNIASIKLHKKLEFEIYHEFISLKENRQLLFIKTL; encoded by the coding sequence TTGTATTTACGACATTTTAATGAAAATGATTATCTTGAATTGACAAAATATTATATGCCTAATTTAAAAGAAGAACAATTTAAACAGATAATAAGAGAATGGAATTTATTGAAATATAAAAATAAATTTTTTGAGATATTTGCTATTGTAGAAAATAGACAGATAGTGGGTATGATATCATTATATCAACATACTAGTACTGTAGTTAGCGAAGGAGTAGAAATTTTTAAACCATTTAGGAATAAAGGATTAGCAACTAAAAGTATACTGTTAATACAAAATATAGCTAAATTTTATGGATATAAGGTAATTACTGCTCAAGTAGCTAGAAAGAATATAGCTAGTATAAAACTTCACAAAAAGTTAGAATTTGAAATATATCATGAATTTATTTCTCTAAAAGAAAATCGGCAATTATTATTTATAAAAACCTTATAA
- a CDS encoding prolyl-tRNA synthetase associated domain-containing protein yields the protein MNKAEILQYLTDKQIPFTKYEHEPIFSVEEGDKSNLPNREKVIRNLFLCDAKKKNFYLVSLFVHKNINLKELSEKIPSKRLSFAKQEAMEQMLEVKPGSVTPLAILNNKDKNILMIFDSELQNQTIGMHPMENTATVFLKFEDLYTLLLPHGNEIRIIDL from the coding sequence TTGAATAAGGCTGAAATCTTACAATATCTTACTGATAAACAAATACCTTTTACTAAATATGAACATGAACCTATATTTTCTGTAGAAGAAGGCGATAAATCCAATCTTCCTAATCGTGAAAAGGTCATTCGCAATCTATTTTTATGTGATGCTAAAAAGAAAAACTTCTATCTTGTTTCTTTATTTGTGCATAAAAATATCAACCTCAAAGAATTAAGTGAAAAAATTCCTAGCAAACGTCTTAGTTTTGCTAAACAAGAAGCTATGGAACAAATGCTAGAAGTAAAACCTGGTAGCGTTACACCACTTGCCATATTAAATAACAAGGATAAAAATATCTTAATGATATTTGACAGTGAATTACAAAATCAAACAATAGGTATGCATCCTATGGAAAATACAGCCACTGTATTTTTAAAATTTGAAGATTTATATACTCTATTACTACCTCATGGTAATGAAATTCGCATTATTGATTTATAA
- a CDS encoding PucR family transcriptional regulator has product MFQCKDLFKLPSLSKMKIIAGNKGLHKIIRWSYKAESIHLAKWVHGGELLIVSKMVIHEKDFNLYNFLKEAISLNISGALLLIGPNYIEQIPQSVINLSNQKHFPLFLIPWDTPLVDIFEELGHAIASINLINDKHKDLLFSIIFNTNLSLDYLKYQSQEVNFSFDGYLQFFEINFLLPQSENAIILNDVDKDTICQFIHTLFENEHIPILSSSYTKNIIALINVNNTSLDTLNTLFPQILNYIKENHPNYIVNIGIGTRQKSLEKYKLSYEQASKCINLAIKQKQKNMIYYYEQLGLYQLFYDINNKTLLENFVHNILYSLMAYDKKYNTNLIQTLEVYLNKNCNLNQTAETLFIHRNTIKYRLQRIEEITNTSLDDAFTRLNFFNAILIKKFLQ; this is encoded by the coding sequence ATGTTTCAATGTAAAGATTTATTTAAATTACCATCTTTATCTAAAATGAAAATAATTGCAGGAAATAAAGGTTTACATAAAATCATTCGCTGGAGTTATAAGGCAGAGTCCATTCATCTCGCAAAATGGGTACATGGTGGAGAACTTTTGATTGTCAGTAAAATGGTTATTCATGAAAAAGATTTTAATTTGTATAACTTCTTAAAAGAAGCTATTTCTCTAAATATATCTGGTGCACTATTACTCATTGGGCCAAATTATATTGAACAAATTCCTCAATCTGTCATAAATTTAAGTAATCAGAAACATTTTCCTTTATTTCTTATACCATGGGATACTCCACTTGTTGATATTTTTGAAGAACTAGGTCATGCTATTGCTAGTATTAATTTGATTAATGACAAACACAAAGATTTATTATTCAGTATCATTTTTAACACTAATCTATCTCTTGATTATCTAAAATATCAAAGTCAAGAAGTAAATTTTTCTTTTGATGGATATTTACAATTCTTTGAAATCAATTTTCTTTTACCTCAAAGTGAAAATGCCATTATTTTAAATGATGTGGATAAAGATACTATATGTCAATTTATTCATACATTATTTGAAAATGAACATATTCCCATTTTATCCTCTAGTTATACTAAAAATATCATCGCTTTAATTAATGTTAATAATACTTCTCTTGATACATTAAATACACTTTTTCCGCAAATATTAAACTATATTAAAGAAAATCATCCCAATTATATTGTAAATATCGGCATTGGTACACGACAAAAATCACTAGAAAAATATAAACTCAGTTATGAACAAGCCTCAAAATGTATTAATCTAGCTATTAAACAAAAACAAAAAAATATGATTTATTATTATGAACAATTAGGTTTATATCAATTATTTTACGATATAAACAATAAAACTCTATTAGAGAATTTTGTGCATAATATACTATATAGTTTAATGGCTTATGATAAAAAGTATAATACTAATTTAATACAAACTTTAGAAGTATACCTAAATAAAAATTGTAATTTAAATCAAACAGCCGAAACATTATTCATTCATCGCAATACCATAAAATATAGATTACAGCGTATTGAAGAAATTACTAATACTTCTTTAGATGATGCTTTCACTCGTTTAAATTTTTTCAACGCTATCTTAATCAAGAAATTTCTCCAATAA
- a CDS encoding sodium:solute symporter family transporter: MTLQELSIIFFFGFLVFVGIVAYFSSKQKASGVSADVEYYLGGHSTPTVVLAFSYVTSSISAACFMGDPGIMSTVGWPYYWVVIAIVPGLIIPAVLLMPKMRQQAEKLGSLTIPEYLGQRYNSTALRLIIAGVISVFYIFPLVAQFKGAAVLLESFTGISFNMGLAIITVVIIFYVIVGGLRSVAWTDFVQGLPMLVISIVLLVVSLNAVGGFSGLEEKLSQIDPNMLKVVQDEASDAQMSLSGVLGNFVFWCVIFISQPYLCSRFLAIPNVKRKTIGTFLITALILSVVYNSFYIAGLTGRVLFPDVKADYLTVTMAINLLPTAVAAFMMIGIFAAMMSTATSVLLVIGQAVGRDFYSKTINKNASPEKEVLVTRIAIVVVAFICFAFNYVDPPEFLSVVLYLGLSGIGSCIGIPLFAAIVSKKSTKEGAIVSSIVGPIAYIIFNYVVGFNFWFAGLMAIVVAAICMVVISVFINKKNRALISNVAEAK, translated from the coding sequence ATGACTTTACAGGAATTATCAATAATATTCTTTTTTGGGTTTTTAGTTTTTGTAGGAATAGTAGCATATTTTTCTAGTAAACAAAAAGCATCTGGTGTATCTGCTGATGTTGAATATTATCTAGGTGGACACAGTACTCCTACAGTAGTATTAGCCTTTTCTTATGTAACATCTTCAATTAGTGCAGCTTGTTTCATGGGAGATCCAGGGATTATGTCTACAGTAGGCTGGCCATATTATTGGGTAGTTATTGCTATTGTGCCAGGTTTAATCATTCCAGCTGTATTGCTTATGCCAAAAATGAGACAGCAAGCAGAAAAACTTGGTTCATTGACTATTCCTGAATATTTAGGACAAAGATATAATAGTACAGCATTGCGTTTAATAATTGCAGGTGTAATATCTGTTTTTTATATTTTTCCGTTAGTAGCTCAATTTAAAGGAGCAGCTGTTTTATTAGAATCTTTTACTGGTATTTCTTTTAATATGGGATTAGCTATTATAACAGTTGTAATTATTTTTTATGTTATTGTTGGTGGTTTAAGATCGGTAGCATGGACTGATTTTGTACAAGGTTTACCAATGTTAGTTATTAGTATAGTTTTATTGGTTGTTTCGTTAAATGCTGTTGGTGGTTTTAGTGGTTTAGAAGAAAAATTATCACAGATTGATCCTAATATGTTGAAGGTCGTTCAAGATGAAGCATCTGATGCTCAAATGTCATTATCTGGAGTTTTAGGAAATTTTGTTTTTTGGTGTGTTATTTTTATAAGTCAGCCATATTTATGTTCTCGTTTTTTAGCCATACCAAATGTAAAAAGAAAAACAATTGGAACATTCTTGATCACAGCTTTAATTTTAAGTGTTGTTTATAATAGTTTTTATATTGCAGGTTTAACAGGTAGAGTGTTATTCCCAGATGTTAAAGCCGATTATTTAACTGTAACAATGGCAATAAATCTTTTGCCTACAGCAGTTGCAGCTTTTATGATGATTGGTATTTTTGCAGCCATGATGTCTACAGCAACTTCTGTTTTATTGGTAATTGGTCAGGCAGTAGGTAGAGATTTTTATTCTAAAACTATAAACAAAAATGCTTCACCAGAAAAAGAAGTTTTAGTTACTAGAATTGCGATTGTAGTAGTAGCATTTATCTGTTTTGCATTTAATTATGTTGATCCACCAGAATTTTTATCTGTTGTATTATATTTGGGATTGAGTGGAATAGGTTCTTGTATTGGTATTCCATTATTTGCAGCAATTGTTTCTAAAAAATCTACAAAAGAAGGAGCTATTGTTTCCTCTATTGTTGGTCCAATTGCTTATATTATTTTCAATTATGTAGTTGGTTTTAATTTTTGGTTTGCAGGTTTGATGGCTATTGTTGTAGCAGCTATCTGTATGGTAGTAATTTCTGTCTTTATTAATAAAAAGAATAGAGCTTTAATCAGTAATGTAGCAGAAGCTAAATAA
- a CDS encoding creatininase, whose product MSYYMHDLTWPEFNDKKDKVVILPIGSTEQHALHLPLCTDAKIAEQFSLHLAEKIDGVVMPTIVYGYKSKPLSGGGPLFPGTIDLNGNTLIYLVHDILMELIRDGFTKIFIMNAHFENEAFVVEAMDLVNRETNGAATIVESNWWDPMPEDVIDLIFDKVPFPGWALEHAAVTETSLMLYFAPELCKMDRTVDVVSTNALPYFRYPLKKDDVPESGALASCAYSSAEKGKIIVDKVLPELVNICKKEFNL is encoded by the coding sequence ATGTCGTATTATATGCACGATTTAACTTGGCCAGAATTCAATGATAAAAAAGATAAAGTAGTTATTTTGCCAATCGGTTCAACAGAGCAACATGCCCTACATCTTCCTTTATGTACAGATGCTAAAATAGCAGAACAATTTTCTCTACATTTAGCAGAAAAAATAGATGGAGTAGTAATGCCGACAATTGTTTATGGCTATAAATCAAAACCTTTAAGTGGTGGCGGTCCATTATTTCCAGGAACAATAGATTTAAATGGAAATACTTTAATTTATTTAGTTCATGATATATTGATGGAATTAATAAGAGATGGATTTACAAAAATATTCATTATGAATGCACATTTTGAAAATGAAGCATTTGTAGTTGAAGCAATGGATTTAGTCAATAGAGAAACAAATGGAGCAGCAACAATTGTTGAATCTAATTGGTGGGACCCAATGCCTGAAGATGTGATAGATTTGATATTCGATAAAGTGCCTTTCCCAGGTTGGGCTTTAGAACATGCAGCTGTAACAGAAACATCTTTGATGTTATATTTTGCACCAGAGCTTTGCAAAATGGATAGAACAGTGGATGTAGTATCAACAAATGCATTGCCTTATTTTAGATATCCATTGAAAAAAGATGATGTACCAGAATCAGGAGCATTAGCAAGTTGTGCTTATTCTAGTGCTGAAAAAGGAAAAATAATAGTGGATAAAGTACTTCCTGAATTAGTAAATATTTGTAAAAAGGAATTTAATTTATAA